The following proteins are encoded in a genomic region of Neovison vison isolate M4711 chromosome 12, ASM_NN_V1, whole genome shotgun sequence:
- the LOC122892103 gene encoding lysozyme C, milk isozyme: MRSILIITLLSCFCAIYEAKIFSKCELAHKLKTKGMDGYHGYSLADWVCMAQYESNFNTRAFNGKNANGSSDYGLFQLNSKWWCKNSHHSSANACNIICSKFLDDNINDDIVCAKRVVRDPKGMSAWMAWVKHCKGKDLSKYLASCKL, translated from the exons ATGAGGTCTATTCTGATCATCACCCTTCTTAGTTGTTTCTGTGCAATATATGAGGCTAAAATCTTCTCCAAGTGTGAGCTGGCCCACAAGCTAAAGACCAAGGGAATGGATGGCTACCATGGCTACAGCCTGGCAGACT gggTCTGCATGGCTCAATATGAGAGTAACTTCAACACCCGGGCCTTTAATGGGAAAAATGCCAATGGCAGTAGTGACTATGGGCTCTTCCAGCTGAACAGCAAGTGGTGGTGCAAAAACAGCCATCATTCCTCAGCAAATGCCTGCAACATCATATGCAGCA AGTTTCTGGATGACAACATCAATGATGACATTGTCTGTGCCAAGAGGGTTGTGAGAGATCCTAAGGGGATGTCCGCCTG GATGGCCTGGGTAAAACACTGCAAGGGCAAGGATTTGTCCAAATACCTGGCCAGCTGTAAGCTGTAA